In Salvelinus namaycush isolate Seneca chromosome 37, SaNama_1.0, whole genome shotgun sequence, the following are encoded in one genomic region:
- the LOC120030812 gene encoding CCR4-NOT transcription complex subunit 3-like isoform X5 encodes MADKRKLQGEIDRCLKKVAEGVEQFEDIWQKLHNAANANQKEKYEADLKKEIKKLQRLRDQIKTWVASNEIKDKRQLVENRKVIETQMERFKVVERETKTKAYSKEGLGLALKVDPAQREKEETGNWLTNTIDTLNMQVDQFESEVESLFIQTRKKKGEKEKQDRIEELKRFIERHRYHIRMLETILRMLDNDSVQVDSIQKIKDDVEYYMESSQDPDFEENEFIYDDLDLEDIPAALVATSPTGMGNIEDEMFLHSSSTPTSTTSSSPIPPSPATCTAENSEDDKKRGRSTDSDVSQSPAKNGTSSLLSFSSSANSGSSSSSSLVSMAAVVGGNPGVPTSNSLIGSFSSAVQQHQPQPPQQPVLQPLLQPQQPQTKPCTPSPPSHPLLSTAPSLPTPTTPISASPNSLPQVSSGHILNSSLGLGLGLGKVGMTGTSSANSMSGLGLTGMSASLNTMAGLLSGSNHAPYAQAAALGGLGLSTTTQSSVSVESSSIPTSCSSGVTTNGAGTGLGLLGSSPAHGSLTGGILGLVPGQSVILGPPLIPLSPVGAAPGGAVGMMGGNGGSMGPIGGVVGSNAAPARPPSGLKQNGSTSYSAVVAESTAESAFSTPSQSQSSQPSSLTSSASQSMDNGPSLISSITLPPSSPSPSFSDSIPGGGSLLNGPHSYTQASEGLKAPEPLSSLKAMAERAALGSGLDGEIPNLHLTDRDIFSGSLAAPGTPAAPQPSLSEVSIPPSLGVCPLGPTPLSKDQVYQQTMQESAWTHMPHPSDSERIRQYLMRNPCPTLPFHHQMPPHHSDSIEFYQRLSTETLFFIFYYLEGTKAQYLSAKALKKQSWRFHTKYMMWFQRHEEPKTITDEFEQGTYIYFDYEKWGQRKKEGFTFEYRYLEDRDLQ; translated from the exons ATGGCTGATAAGAGAAAACTCCAAG GTGAAATTGACAGATGTTTGAAAAAGGTCGCTGAAGGCGTAGAACAGTTTGAAGACATTTGGCAGAAG CTTCACAATGCAGCCAATGCCAACCAAAAGGAAAAATATGAGGCAGACCTTAAAAAAGAGATTAAAAAGCTACAG CGATTGAGGGATCAGATAAAAACATGGGTGGCATCAAATGAGATCAAAGACAAAAGGCAGCTAGTGGAGAATCGCAAGGTCATAGAGACG CAAATGGAGCGGTTTAAGGTGGTAGAGCGGGAGACAAAGACGAAGGCCTACTCTAAAGAAGGCCTGGGGCTCGCCCTGAAAGTGGACCCAGCTCAGAGGGAAAAAGAAGAGACGGGAAACTGGCTAACG AATACGATAGACACTCTAAATATGCAGGTGGACCAGTTTGAGAGTGAGGTGGAATCCCTCTTCATTCAAACCAGgaagaagaaaggagagaaagag AAGCAGGATCGCATTGAGGAGCTAAAGAGGTTTATAGAAAGGCATAGGTACCACATTCGCATGCTGGAGACCATCCTGCGCATGCTAGACAACGACTCGGTGCAGGTGGACTCCATCCAGAAGATCAAGGACGACGTGGAGTACTACATGGAGTCGTCACAGGACCCAGACTTTGAGGAGAACGAGTTCATTTACGACGACCTGGATCTGGAGGACATCC ctgCAGCGCTGGTGGCCACCTCTCCGACGGGCATGGGGAACATAGAGGATGAGATGTTCCTCCACTCGAGCAGCActcccacctccaccacctcctcttcccccatccctccatccccggCCACCTGCACTGCT GAGAACTCTGAGGACGATAAGAAGAGAGGGCGGTCGACAGACAGTGACGTTAGTCAG TCTCCTGCGAAGAACGGCACTTCCTCCTTGTTGTCCTTTTCCTCGTCCGCCAATTCCgggtcctcttcttcctcctctcttgtATCCATGGCCGCCGTTGTCGGAGGCAACCCTGGGGTTCCCACAAGCAACAGTCTAATAGGAAGCTTCAGCAGCGCCGTGCAACAACATCAGCCTCAACCTCCACAGCAACCAGTCCTGCAGCCACTGCTACAACCACAACAACCCCAAACAAAACCTTGCACCCCCAGCCCACCCAgccaccccctcctctccaccgccccctctctccccacacccaCTACACCCATCTCAGCCTCCCCAAACTCCCTGCCCCAGGTCTCGTCTGGTCATATCCTCAACTCCAGCCTAGGCCTTGGGTTGGGCCTGGGTAAAGTTGGCATGACGGGGACAAGCAGTGCCAACTCAATGTCTGGTCTGGGCCTGACTGGGATGTCTGCCTCTCTGAACACCATGGCAGGCCTGCTCTCTGGGTCCAACCATGCCCCTTACGCCCAGGCAGCTGCATTGGGAGGCCTGGGTCTGAGTACCACCACCCAGTCCAGTGTCTCAGTGGAGAGCTCCTCCATCCCCACCTCTTGCTCCAGTGGAGTGACCACCAACGGGGCTGGGACAGGCCTGGGCCTGCTGGGTTCCAGCCCAGCACACGGCTCCCTGACTGGGGGGATCCTGGGCCTGGTGCCTGGGCAGAGTGTGATCCTTGGGCCCCCTCTGATCCCTCTCAGCCCGGTCGGTGCTGCCCCTGGGGGGGCAGTGGGGATGATGGGAGGAAACGGAGGAAGCATGGGGCCAATCGGAGGAGTAGTTGGGTCGAACGCAGCCCCTGCCAGACCGCCCAGTGGACTGAAGCAGAACGGAAGCACAA GTTACAGTGCTGTGGTGGCAGAGAGCACAGCAGAGTCCGCCTTCAGCACACCCAGCCAATCACAGAGCAGCCAGCCTTCCTCGCTGACCTCCTCAGCCAGTCAGTC tatGGACAACGGTCCCAGCCTCATCAGCTCCATCACCTTGCCCCCCAGCTCTCCGTCCCCCTCGTTTTCGGACAGTATCCCTGGTGGTGGGAGTCTCCTCAACGGACCCCACTCCTACACACAGGCCTCTGAGGGCCTCAAg gccccGGAGCCTCTGAGTTCTCTGAAGGCGATGGCTGAGAGAGCAGCATTAGGATCAGGTCTGGATGGAGAGATCCCCAACCTGCACCTCACAGACAGAG acatctTCTCTGGTTCGTTGGCTGCCCCCGGCACGCCCGCGGCCCCCCAGCCCTCCCTGTCGGAGGTGAGCATCCCCCCTTCCCTGGGGGTGTGTCCCCTGGGTCCCACTCCGCTCTCCAAGGACCAGGTGTACCAGCAGACCATGCAGGAGTCTGCTTGGACACACATGCCGCACCCCTCAGACTCCGAGAGGATCAG GCAATACCTGATGAGGAACCCATGCCCCACCCTGCCATTCCATCATCAGATGCCCCCCCACCACTCAGACTCTATAGAGTTCTACCAGAGACTGTCCACAGAGACTCTCTTCTTCATCTTCTACTACCtggag GGCACTAAAGCTCAGTACCTGTCAGCCAAGGCTCTGAAGAAGCAGTCGTGGAGGTTCCACACCAAGTACATGATGTGGTTCCAGAGGCACGAAGAACCCAAGACTATCACTGATGAGTTtgaacag GGCACTTACATCTACTTTGACTATGAGAAGTGGGGTCAGAGGAAGAAGGAGGGGTTCACCTTTGAGTACAGGTACCTGGAAGACCGAGACCTGCAGTGA
- the LOC120030812 gene encoding CCR4-NOT transcription complex subunit 3-like isoform X3, whose product MADKRKLQGEIDRCLKKVAEGVEQFEDIWQKLHNAANANQKEKYEADLKKEIKKLQRLRDQIKTWVASNEIKDKRQLVENRKVIETQMERFKVVERETKTKAYSKEGLGLALKVDPAQREKEETGNWLTNTIDTLNMQVDQFESEVESLFIQTRKKKGEKEKQDRIEELKRFIERHRYHIRMLETILRMLDNDSVQVDSIQKIKDDVEYYMESSQDPDFEENEFIYDDLDLEDIPAALVATSPTGMGNIEDEMFLHSSSTPTSTTSSSPIPPSPATCTAENSEDDKKRGRSTDSDVSQSPAKNGTSSLLSFSSSANSGSSSSSSLVSMAAVVGGNPGVPTSNSLIGSFSSAVQQHQPQPPQQPVLQPLLQPQQPQTKPCTPSPPSHPLLSTAPSLPTPTTPISASPNSLPQVSSGHILNSSLGLGLGLGKVGMTGTSSANSMSGLGLTGMSASLNTMAGLLSGSNHAPYAQAAALGGLGLSTTTQSSVSVESSSIPTSCSSGVTTNGAGTGLGLLGSSPAHGSLTGGILGLVPGQSVILGPPLIPLSPVGAAPGGAVGMMGGNGGSMGPIGGVVGSNAAPARPPSGLKQNGSTSYSAVVAESTAESAFSTPSQSQSSQPSSLTSSASQSMDNGPSLISSITLPPSSPSPSFSDSIPGGGSLLNGPHSYTQASEGLKLPTDLRQILMETRMSAQAPEPPGAMATATNTRKRKQCQAPEPLSSLKAMAERAALGSGLDGEIPNLHLTDRDIFSGSLAAPGTPAAPQPSLSEVSIPPSLGVCPLGPTPLSKDQVYQQTMQESAWTHMPHPSDSERIRQYLMRNPCPTLPFHHQMPPHHSDSIEFYQRLSTETLFFIFYYLEGTKAQYLSAKALKKQSWRFHTKYMMWFQRHEEPKTITDEFEQGTYIYFDYEKWGQRKKEGFTFEYRYLEDRDLQ is encoded by the exons ATGGCTGATAAGAGAAAACTCCAAG GTGAAATTGACAGATGTTTGAAAAAGGTCGCTGAAGGCGTAGAACAGTTTGAAGACATTTGGCAGAAG CTTCACAATGCAGCCAATGCCAACCAAAAGGAAAAATATGAGGCAGACCTTAAAAAAGAGATTAAAAAGCTACAG CGATTGAGGGATCAGATAAAAACATGGGTGGCATCAAATGAGATCAAAGACAAAAGGCAGCTAGTGGAGAATCGCAAGGTCATAGAGACG CAAATGGAGCGGTTTAAGGTGGTAGAGCGGGAGACAAAGACGAAGGCCTACTCTAAAGAAGGCCTGGGGCTCGCCCTGAAAGTGGACCCAGCTCAGAGGGAAAAAGAAGAGACGGGAAACTGGCTAACG AATACGATAGACACTCTAAATATGCAGGTGGACCAGTTTGAGAGTGAGGTGGAATCCCTCTTCATTCAAACCAGgaagaagaaaggagagaaagag AAGCAGGATCGCATTGAGGAGCTAAAGAGGTTTATAGAAAGGCATAGGTACCACATTCGCATGCTGGAGACCATCCTGCGCATGCTAGACAACGACTCGGTGCAGGTGGACTCCATCCAGAAGATCAAGGACGACGTGGAGTACTACATGGAGTCGTCACAGGACCCAGACTTTGAGGAGAACGAGTTCATTTACGACGACCTGGATCTGGAGGACATCC ctgCAGCGCTGGTGGCCACCTCTCCGACGGGCATGGGGAACATAGAGGATGAGATGTTCCTCCACTCGAGCAGCActcccacctccaccacctcctcttcccccatccctccatccccggCCACCTGCACTGCT GAGAACTCTGAGGACGATAAGAAGAGAGGGCGGTCGACAGACAGTGACGTTAGTCAG TCTCCTGCGAAGAACGGCACTTCCTCCTTGTTGTCCTTTTCCTCGTCCGCCAATTCCgggtcctcttcttcctcctctcttgtATCCATGGCCGCCGTTGTCGGAGGCAACCCTGGGGTTCCCACAAGCAACAGTCTAATAGGAAGCTTCAGCAGCGCCGTGCAACAACATCAGCCTCAACCTCCACAGCAACCAGTCCTGCAGCCACTGCTACAACCACAACAACCCCAAACAAAACCTTGCACCCCCAGCCCACCCAgccaccccctcctctccaccgccccctctctccccacacccaCTACACCCATCTCAGCCTCCCCAAACTCCCTGCCCCAGGTCTCGTCTGGTCATATCCTCAACTCCAGCCTAGGCCTTGGGTTGGGCCTGGGTAAAGTTGGCATGACGGGGACAAGCAGTGCCAACTCAATGTCTGGTCTGGGCCTGACTGGGATGTCTGCCTCTCTGAACACCATGGCAGGCCTGCTCTCTGGGTCCAACCATGCCCCTTACGCCCAGGCAGCTGCATTGGGAGGCCTGGGTCTGAGTACCACCACCCAGTCCAGTGTCTCAGTGGAGAGCTCCTCCATCCCCACCTCTTGCTCCAGTGGAGTGACCACCAACGGGGCTGGGACAGGCCTGGGCCTGCTGGGTTCCAGCCCAGCACACGGCTCCCTGACTGGGGGGATCCTGGGCCTGGTGCCTGGGCAGAGTGTGATCCTTGGGCCCCCTCTGATCCCTCTCAGCCCGGTCGGTGCTGCCCCTGGGGGGGCAGTGGGGATGATGGGAGGAAACGGAGGAAGCATGGGGCCAATCGGAGGAGTAGTTGGGTCGAACGCAGCCCCTGCCAGACCGCCCAGTGGACTGAAGCAGAACGGAAGCACAA GTTACAGTGCTGTGGTGGCAGAGAGCACAGCAGAGTCCGCCTTCAGCACACCCAGCCAATCACAGAGCAGCCAGCCTTCCTCGCTGACCTCCTCAGCCAGTCAGTC tatGGACAACGGTCCCAGCCTCATCAGCTCCATCACCTTGCCCCCCAGCTCTCCGTCCCCCTCGTTTTCGGACAGTATCCCTGGTGGTGGGAGTCTCCTCAACGGACCCCACTCCTACACACAGGCCTCTGAGGGCCTCAAg cttcctaCAGACCTCCGTCAGATACTGATGGAGACCAGAATGTCAGCGCAGGCCCCAGAGCCACCAGGGGCCATGGCTACAGCCACTAACACACGAAAGAGAAAGCAGTGTCAG gccccGGAGCCTCTGAGTTCTCTGAAGGCGATGGCTGAGAGAGCAGCATTAGGATCAGGTCTGGATGGAGAGATCCCCAACCTGCACCTCACAGACAGAG acatctTCTCTGGTTCGTTGGCTGCCCCCGGCACGCCCGCGGCCCCCCAGCCCTCCCTGTCGGAGGTGAGCATCCCCCCTTCCCTGGGGGTGTGTCCCCTGGGTCCCACTCCGCTCTCCAAGGACCAGGTGTACCAGCAGACCATGCAGGAGTCTGCTTGGACACACATGCCGCACCCCTCAGACTCCGAGAGGATCAG GCAATACCTGATGAGGAACCCATGCCCCACCCTGCCATTCCATCATCAGATGCCCCCCCACCACTCAGACTCTATAGAGTTCTACCAGAGACTGTCCACAGAGACTCTCTTCTTCATCTTCTACTACCtggag GGCACTAAAGCTCAGTACCTGTCAGCCAAGGCTCTGAAGAAGCAGTCGTGGAGGTTCCACACCAAGTACATGATGTGGTTCCAGAGGCACGAAGAACCCAAGACTATCACTGATGAGTTtgaacag GGCACTTACATCTACTTTGACTATGAGAAGTGGGGTCAGAGGAAGAAGGAGGGGTTCACCTTTGAGTACAGGTACCTGGAAGACCGAGACCTGCAGTGA
- the LOC120030812 gene encoding CCR4-NOT transcription complex subunit 3-like isoform X2 codes for MADKRKLQGEIDRCLKKVAEGVEQFEDIWQKLHNAANANQKEKYEADLKKEIKKLQRLRDQIKTWVASNEIKDKRQLVENRKVIETQMERFKVVERETKTKAYSKEGLGLALKVDPAQREKEETGNWLTNTIDTLNMQVDQFESEVESLFIQTRKKKGEKEDRIEELKRFIERHRYHIRMLETILRMLDNDSVQVDSIQKIKDDVEYYMESSQDPDFEENEFIYDDLDLEDIRESPMDSQELDDESWDDHDDDAHAISSAALVATSPTGMGNIEDEMFLHSSSTPTSTTSSSPIPPSPATCTAENSEDDKKRGRSTDSDVSQSPAKNGTSSLLSFSSSANSGSSSSSSLVSMAAVVGGNPGVPTSNSLIGSFSSAVQQHQPQPPQQPVLQPLLQPQQPQTKPCTPSPPSHPLLSTAPSLPTPTTPISASPNSLPQVSSGHILNSSLGLGLGLGKVGMTGTSSANSMSGLGLTGMSASLNTMAGLLSGSNHAPYAQAAALGGLGLSTTTQSSVSVESSSIPTSCSSGVTTNGAGTGLGLLGSSPAHGSLTGGILGLVPGQSVILGPPLIPLSPVGAAPGGAVGMMGGNGGSMGPIGGVVGSNAAPARPPSGLKQNGSTSYSAVVAESTAESAFSTPSQSQSSQPSSLTSSASQSMDNGPSLISSITLPPSSPSPSFSDSIPGGGSLLNGPHSYTQASEGLKLPTDLRQILMETRMSAQAPEPPGAMATATNTRKRKQCQAPEPLSSLKAMAERAALGSGLDGEIPNLHLTDRDIFSGSLAAPGTPAAPQPSLSEVSIPPSLGVCPLGPTPLSKDQVYQQTMQESAWTHMPHPSDSERIRQYLMRNPCPTLPFHHQMPPHHSDSIEFYQRLSTETLFFIFYYLEGTKAQYLSAKALKKQSWRFHTKYMMWFQRHEEPKTITDEFEQGTYIYFDYEKWGQRKKEGFTFEYRYLEDRDLQ; via the exons ATGGCTGATAAGAGAAAACTCCAAG GTGAAATTGACAGATGTTTGAAAAAGGTCGCTGAAGGCGTAGAACAGTTTGAAGACATTTGGCAGAAG CTTCACAATGCAGCCAATGCCAACCAAAAGGAAAAATATGAGGCAGACCTTAAAAAAGAGATTAAAAAGCTACAG CGATTGAGGGATCAGATAAAAACATGGGTGGCATCAAATGAGATCAAAGACAAAAGGCAGCTAGTGGAGAATCGCAAGGTCATAGAGACG CAAATGGAGCGGTTTAAGGTGGTAGAGCGGGAGACAAAGACGAAGGCCTACTCTAAAGAAGGCCTGGGGCTCGCCCTGAAAGTGGACCCAGCTCAGAGGGAAAAAGAAGAGACGGGAAACTGGCTAACG AATACGATAGACACTCTAAATATGCAGGTGGACCAGTTTGAGAGTGAGGTGGAATCCCTCTTCATTCAAACCAGgaagaagaaaggagagaaagag GATCGCATTGAGGAGCTAAAGAGGTTTATAGAAAGGCATAGGTACCACATTCGCATGCTGGAGACCATCCTGCGCATGCTAGACAACGACTCGGTGCAGGTGGACTCCATCCAGAAGATCAAGGACGACGTGGAGTACTACATGGAGTCGTCACAGGACCCAGACTTTGAGGAGAACGAGTTCATTTACGACGACCTGGATCTGGAGGACATCCGTGAGTCGCCCATGGACAGCCAGGAGCTCGATGACGAGTCCTGGGATGATCATGATGATGATGCTCATGCTATCAGCT ctgCAGCGCTGGTGGCCACCTCTCCGACGGGCATGGGGAACATAGAGGATGAGATGTTCCTCCACTCGAGCAGCActcccacctccaccacctcctcttcccccatccctccatccccggCCACCTGCACTGCT GAGAACTCTGAGGACGATAAGAAGAGAGGGCGGTCGACAGACAGTGACGTTAGTCAG TCTCCTGCGAAGAACGGCACTTCCTCCTTGTTGTCCTTTTCCTCGTCCGCCAATTCCgggtcctcttcttcctcctctcttgtATCCATGGCCGCCGTTGTCGGAGGCAACCCTGGGGTTCCCACAAGCAACAGTCTAATAGGAAGCTTCAGCAGCGCCGTGCAACAACATCAGCCTCAACCTCCACAGCAACCAGTCCTGCAGCCACTGCTACAACCACAACAACCCCAAACAAAACCTTGCACCCCCAGCCCACCCAgccaccccctcctctccaccgccccctctctccccacacccaCTACACCCATCTCAGCCTCCCCAAACTCCCTGCCCCAGGTCTCGTCTGGTCATATCCTCAACTCCAGCCTAGGCCTTGGGTTGGGCCTGGGTAAAGTTGGCATGACGGGGACAAGCAGTGCCAACTCAATGTCTGGTCTGGGCCTGACTGGGATGTCTGCCTCTCTGAACACCATGGCAGGCCTGCTCTCTGGGTCCAACCATGCCCCTTACGCCCAGGCAGCTGCATTGGGAGGCCTGGGTCTGAGTACCACCACCCAGTCCAGTGTCTCAGTGGAGAGCTCCTCCATCCCCACCTCTTGCTCCAGTGGAGTGACCACCAACGGGGCTGGGACAGGCCTGGGCCTGCTGGGTTCCAGCCCAGCACACGGCTCCCTGACTGGGGGGATCCTGGGCCTGGTGCCTGGGCAGAGTGTGATCCTTGGGCCCCCTCTGATCCCTCTCAGCCCGGTCGGTGCTGCCCCTGGGGGGGCAGTGGGGATGATGGGAGGAAACGGAGGAAGCATGGGGCCAATCGGAGGAGTAGTTGGGTCGAACGCAGCCCCTGCCAGACCGCCCAGTGGACTGAAGCAGAACGGAAGCACAA GTTACAGTGCTGTGGTGGCAGAGAGCACAGCAGAGTCCGCCTTCAGCACACCCAGCCAATCACAGAGCAGCCAGCCTTCCTCGCTGACCTCCTCAGCCAGTCAGTC tatGGACAACGGTCCCAGCCTCATCAGCTCCATCACCTTGCCCCCCAGCTCTCCGTCCCCCTCGTTTTCGGACAGTATCCCTGGTGGTGGGAGTCTCCTCAACGGACCCCACTCCTACACACAGGCCTCTGAGGGCCTCAAg cttcctaCAGACCTCCGTCAGATACTGATGGAGACCAGAATGTCAGCGCAGGCCCCAGAGCCACCAGGGGCCATGGCTACAGCCACTAACACACGAAAGAGAAAGCAGTGTCAG gccccGGAGCCTCTGAGTTCTCTGAAGGCGATGGCTGAGAGAGCAGCATTAGGATCAGGTCTGGATGGAGAGATCCCCAACCTGCACCTCACAGACAGAG acatctTCTCTGGTTCGTTGGCTGCCCCCGGCACGCCCGCGGCCCCCCAGCCCTCCCTGTCGGAGGTGAGCATCCCCCCTTCCCTGGGGGTGTGTCCCCTGGGTCCCACTCCGCTCTCCAAGGACCAGGTGTACCAGCAGACCATGCAGGAGTCTGCTTGGACACACATGCCGCACCCCTCAGACTCCGAGAGGATCAG GCAATACCTGATGAGGAACCCATGCCCCACCCTGCCATTCCATCATCAGATGCCCCCCCACCACTCAGACTCTATAGAGTTCTACCAGAGACTGTCCACAGAGACTCTCTTCTTCATCTTCTACTACCtggag GGCACTAAAGCTCAGTACCTGTCAGCCAAGGCTCTGAAGAAGCAGTCGTGGAGGTTCCACACCAAGTACATGATGTGGTTCCAGAGGCACGAAGAACCCAAGACTATCACTGATGAGTTtgaacag GGCACTTACATCTACTTTGACTATGAGAAGTGGGGTCAGAGGAAGAAGGAGGGGTTCACCTTTGAGTACAGGTACCTGGAAGACCGAGACCTGCAGTGA